Proteins from one Homalodisca vitripennis isolate AUS2020 chromosome 3, UT_GWSS_2.1, whole genome shotgun sequence genomic window:
- the LOC124357419 gene encoding mevalonate kinase → MGIGDNKIEYVVSAPGKVKSELEVGAGTGSSAAFAVAVAGSIFYYRKCLEMNKTLGFQNSSNFSPKQEQDIGGATESPTKIFSNEEIKIINKWAFCMEKLTHGRPSGIDNTTCTFGSVVVTCQNQDHPGELNFNILKNVPEISLLLISTGVSRNTSNLVAKVKQLRDRNCAVVDAIMNAMDVIATEACNTLDSLSVKSLNDTDILELYKTLGGLMELNHGLLRTLGVSHESLENIVDVTSRHGLTSKLTGAGGGGYAITLLPPNMSRGLIETLENELGPTFKVIEVSIAQEGVRFEKL, encoded by the exons ATGGGCATTGgagataataaaattgaatatgttGTATCAGCACCAGGCAAG GTAAAGTCAGAACTTGAAGTGGGTGCAGGCACTGGTAGTTCTGCTGCATTTGCCGTTGCTGTAGCAGGGTCAATTTTCTATTATAGAAAATGTCTTGAGATGAACAAGACATTAGGATTTCAAAATTCTTCGAATTTCTCACCTAAACAGGAGCAAGACATTGGTGGAGCTACGGAATCACCGACTAAAATATTCTctaatgaagaaattaaaatcatcaataaATGGGCTTTTTGTATGGAAAAGTTAACACATGGACGACCCTCTGGAATAGATAACACCACATGTACTTTTGGATCTGTAGTTGTAACATGCCAAAACCAAGATCATCCTGGAGagctaaatttcaatattttgaaaaacgtaCCTGAAATATCTTTACTCCTTATTTCTACAGGTGTCTCACGAAATACATCCAATCTTGTTGCGAAAGTAAAACAGTTAAGAGATAGGAACTGTGCTGTTGTCGACGCTATAATGAATGCGATGGATGTTATTGCTACAGAAGCCTGCAATACACTAGATTCTTTGAGTGTTAAGTCATTAAATGATACCGACATTTTGGAGTTATACAAGACTCTTGGTGGATTAATGGAATTGAACCATGGTCTACTGAGAACCTTGGGAGTTTCACATGAGAGCTTAGAAAATATAGTGGATGTAACCAGTCGCCATGGTTTGACTAGTAAACTGACCGGGGCAGGTGGAGGAGGCTATGCAATAACTCTGCTACCTCCTAACATGTCAAGAGGTCTTATAGAAACATTGGAAAATGAATTGGGGCCAACTTTCAAAGTAATAGAGGTCAGTATAGCTCAAGAAGGCGTAAGGTTTGAGAAATTGTGA